In one window of Chloroflexota bacterium DNA:
- the mfd gene encoding transcription-repair coupling factor yields the protein MNLSGLLPLIEDTANYRRFLDGLQQLATAEQGSSSLTLSLLNAARPSFIAALQRHWPGHILLVTPSPEQARQAYEQVRIWSARPDRVRYFPAPDALFYDRTPWDGETIHQRISVLAWLTSTGWKEEGSVIVTSAWAFMTCTIPPEYVRQGIMTLHRGQKANINDLIRNWLDHGYQLVPVVEEAGTFSHRGGIVDIYPPHREDPVRIEFSGNEIESLRSFDPVSQRSKQFMESVEIIPASEALPRYAANARAFLDHLAARPDSLSEGRLHRDLPLLETGVYFRGMEFYLACLAPQPCTLSDYLPPSTLFVFDDRRESESAAKRLEAQAVALRAELEESGELPPDFPVPYIEWPELASLLTGRPALHLGIDEDTEEAIEPGVWGLSEHFGGRLNAVIEKCAVRKSAGDRVIMVSRQASRLADLLRERDLYVTPTEDVATPPPPGSLTLVQGSLAEGWTLHLPESRSSCIVWTDKEIFGWARRRSLVQRKRPAAPEAFFAELHEGDYVVHIEHGIAIYRGLVRKVVDGTEREYLDLEYDAGDRLYVPVSQIDRVSRYIGLGHRMPTLHRLGSADWARVRARAKKAVAEIASELLELYAAREVVQGFAFSPDTPWQAELEASFPYEETEDQLRALAEVKADMEKPKPMDRLICGDVGYGKTEVALRAAFKAAMDGKQVAMLVPTTVLAQQHLITFRERLAPFPITVEMLSRFCSPIEQRRVLDGLRKGGVDIVIGTHRLLQKDVEFKDLGLVIVDEEQRFGVAHKEWLKQVRRQVDVLTLTATPIPRTLHLALTGIRDMSTIDTPPEQRLPIRTQVAPYEEGLIRKAILRELERGGQVYFVHNRVMGIHLMAQRLQRIVPEARIAIAHGQMDEEALSKVMLDFTAGKYDVLVCTSIIESGLDIPNVNTIIINRADTFGLAQLYQLRGRVGRSSSQAYAYFLYSPRESLSAISRSRLQAILEASELGAGFRIAMRDLEIRGAGEILGTEQHGHIAAVGFDLYTRLLAQAVRELRAQREGRTIMSGDMPDVPVLPTVELPLEARLPEEYIPDENLRLRVYHRLAGLTTLSAIDEAASEIADRFGDPPQSVDNLFYVLRIRLLAAQARIHSIGRDNNHLALRLNRPVESWESKVIESFGQCVWMGQRQIWVAIDKDATWRGVLLQLLKALSRSPGSNTV from the coding sequence ATGAATCTCAGCGGACTCTTGCCCCTAATCGAGGACACCGCGAACTATCGCCGTTTCCTGGATGGGCTACAACAGCTGGCCACTGCAGAGCAAGGCTCGTCGTCTCTCACGTTAAGCCTCTTGAATGCAGCCCGTCCTTCGTTTATTGCTGCCCTGCAGCGCCACTGGCCAGGGCACATCCTGTTGGTCACACCCAGTCCAGAACAGGCACGACAGGCTTACGAACAAGTGCGCATCTGGTCAGCAAGACCAGACAGAGTGCGATATTTCCCCGCTCCTGATGCCCTGTTTTACGACCGCACCCCCTGGGACGGTGAGACCATCCACCAGCGCATATCGGTCCTTGCCTGGCTGACGTCCACCGGTTGGAAAGAAGAGGGCAGCGTCATCGTTACTTCGGCATGGGCGTTTATGACCTGCACCATTCCGCCCGAATACGTGCGCCAAGGTATCATGACCCTTCATCGCGGTCAAAAGGCGAACATCAACGACCTGATCAGGAATTGGCTGGATCACGGTTATCAGCTTGTGCCTGTCGTCGAAGAGGCAGGGACTTTCAGTCATCGGGGCGGCATTGTAGACATCTACCCACCTCATCGAGAGGATCCGGTCCGCATCGAATTCTCTGGCAACGAGATAGAAAGCCTGCGCTCCTTCGATCCGGTGAGCCAGCGGTCAAAGCAATTTATGGAATCGGTCGAGATTATCCCTGCCAGCGAGGCTTTGCCTCGTTATGCCGCAAATGCTCGAGCATTTCTGGATCACCTGGCGGCTCGCCCAGATAGCCTATCGGAGGGCCGACTGCACCGCGACCTACCCTTACTGGAGACCGGTGTCTATTTCCGGGGAATGGAGTTTTACTTGGCATGTTTGGCGCCGCAGCCCTGCACATTATCCGATTACTTGCCGCCCTCTACGCTATTCGTTTTCGATGACCGACGGGAGAGCGAGAGCGCTGCGAAGAGGCTTGAAGCGCAAGCCGTCGCTTTGCGGGCTGAATTGGAGGAGAGCGGCGAACTGCCACCAGATTTCCCAGTGCCCTATATTGAGTGGCCTGAACTGGCTTCATTGCTAACGGGGCGACCTGCTCTGCATCTGGGAATAGACGAGGATACAGAAGAAGCAATCGAACCTGGTGTCTGGGGGCTCAGCGAGCATTTCGGAGGCCGATTGAACGCCGTGATCGAGAAATGCGCTGTTAGGAAATCCGCCGGTGACCGAGTGATCATGGTCAGTAGACAGGCTTCACGTCTGGCAGATCTCTTGCGTGAACGCGACCTCTACGTCACCCCCACAGAAGATGTGGCCACCCCGCCACCGCCCGGCAGTCTGACACTGGTGCAAGGATCTCTGGCTGAAGGGTGGACCTTGCATCTCCCGGAGTCCAGGAGTTCGTGCATCGTCTGGACCGACAAAGAGATATTCGGGTGGGCACGTCGGCGCAGCCTTGTGCAGCGTAAGAGGCCAGCAGCCCCTGAAGCCTTCTTTGCCGAATTGCATGAGGGCGATTACGTCGTACATATCGAACACGGGATCGCAATCTATCGTGGTTTAGTGCGCAAAGTCGTGGACGGCACGGAGCGTGAGTACCTAGACCTCGAATACGACGCGGGAGACCGACTCTATGTGCCTGTCAGCCAAATAGACCGAGTCAGTCGCTACATCGGTCTTGGTCATCGTATGCCAACCTTGCATCGCCTCGGCTCTGCTGACTGGGCTCGAGTGCGCGCCCGTGCAAAAAAGGCTGTAGCCGAAATCGCTTCTGAACTACTGGAACTATATGCTGCCCGCGAAGTGGTACAAGGGTTCGCCTTTTCACCTGACACGCCTTGGCAGGCTGAACTTGAGGCCTCCTTTCCCTACGAAGAGACCGAGGATCAGTTGCGCGCATTAGCCGAGGTCAAGGCCGACATGGAGAAGCCTAAGCCGATGGACCGGCTCATCTGCGGGGATGTAGGATACGGGAAGACCGAAGTCGCGCTTCGAGCAGCATTCAAGGCGGCGATGGATGGCAAGCAGGTGGCAATGCTCGTGCCCACTACCGTTCTGGCACAACAACACCTTATCACGTTTAGGGAACGCCTGGCTCCTTTTCCTATCACGGTGGAGATGCTCTCTCGCTTCTGCTCACCAATAGAACAAAGGCGAGTGCTGGACGGCCTACGTAAGGGTGGTGTGGACATTGTCATTGGCACACACCGCCTGCTCCAGAAAGATGTGGAGTTTAAGGATTTGGGGCTCGTCATCGTGGATGAGGAGCAGCGCTTCGGTGTCGCACACAAGGAGTGGTTAAAACAAGTGCGGCGGCAGGTGGATGTGCTCACCCTCACCGCCACACCCATCCCTCGCACTTTGCACCTGGCTCTCACTGGCATCCGAGACATGAGCACCATTGACACGCCTCCAGAGCAACGATTGCCCATTCGGACGCAGGTAGCTCCATACGAGGAGGGACTGATACGCAAAGCCATTTTGCGAGAATTGGAACGCGGAGGGCAAGTGTATTTCGTCCATAATCGGGTCATGGGCATCCATCTGATGGCTCAGCGTCTGCAGCGCATTGTCCCAGAAGCGAGAATTGCAATCGCTCATGGGCAAATGGACGAGGAGGCACTCTCCAAAGTGATGCTGGACTTCACTGCCGGCAAGTACGACGTGTTGGTGTGTACATCGATTATCGAGAGCGGCCTGGATATTCCCAACGTGAACACCATTATCATCAACCGTGCCGATACCTTCGGATTGGCGCAGCTATACCAGTTGCGCGGGCGGGTGGGACGCAGTTCGAGCCAGGCTTACGCCTATTTCCTTTATAGCCCCCGGGAGAGCCTCTCTGCCATTTCTCGCAGCCGGCTCCAGGCCATACTAGAGGCAAGCGAGTTAGGCGCCGGGTTCCGCATCGCCATGCGCGATTTAGAGATACGCGGTGCAGGCGAGATCCTAGGCACAGAGCAGCACGGCCACATCGCTGCAGTGGGCTTTGACCTCTACACACGGCTGCTGGCCCAGGCAGTAAGGGAACTTCGAGCGCAACGAGAGGGACGCACGATAATGAGCGGCGATATGCCCGATGTACCGGTTCTGCCCACTGTTGAATTGCCTTTAGAAGCACGATTGCCAGAGGAATATATCCCGGACGAGAACCTGCGCTTGCGGGTATACCACCGGCTGGCAGGGCTAACCACGCTGTCGGCCATTGACGAGGCGGCGAGCGAGATAGCCGATCGCTTCGGAGACCCACCCCAATCAGTGGACAACTTATTCTATGTCTTGCGCATTCGTCTCTTGGCGGCCCAAGCACGCATACACAGCATTGGCCGTGACAACAATCACCTGGCACTGCGTTTGAACCGGCCCGTCGAGTCGTGGGAAAGCAAAGTAATAGAAAGTTTTGGCCAGTGCGTTTGGATGGGGCAGAGACAAATCTGGGTGGCAATAGATAAAGACGCTACCTGGCGCGGTGTATTACTACAATTGTTGAAAGCGTTGAGCCGTTCTCCGGGCAGCAACACCGTTTGA
- a CDS encoding aminoacyl-tRNA hydrolase: protein MKMIVGLGNPGQKYAKSRHNVGFQCVDALAAVYALSFDKIQFKALTAQGEIEDVAVVLAKPLTFMNLSGQSVRSLVQWYQVGLEDLLVVYDDLDLPLGHIRLRASGGAGGHKGMLSVIQALGTQEFPRLRVGIGRPVRGDPEMYVLRNFTRTQWTLMKRAYDEAVAAMVCFLTEGITAAMNRFNAVVINDQARG, encoded by the coding sequence GTGAAAATGATCGTGGGATTAGGCAACCCAGGCCAAAAGTATGCTAAGAGCCGACATAATGTGGGCTTCCAGTGCGTAGATGCCCTGGCTGCAGTTTATGCACTCTCATTCGACAAGATACAGTTCAAAGCCCTTACTGCACAGGGGGAAATAGAGGACGTCGCTGTTGTACTGGCAAAGCCGCTCACTTTCATGAACTTGAGCGGCCAATCAGTGCGTTCCCTTGTGCAGTGGTATCAAGTTGGACTAGAAGATCTGCTAGTGGTGTATGATGATTTGGATTTGCCACTGGGTCACATTCGACTGCGAGCCAGCGGAGGCGCTGGAGGCCACAAGGGGATGCTCTCCGTTATACAGGCACTGGGGACTCAAGAATTTCCCCGACTTCGAGTGGGCATCGGTCGGCCCGTACGGGGCGATCCAGAGATGTACGTCTTACGAAATTTCACTCGGACACAGTGGACCCTCATGAAACGCGCCTACGATGAGGCAGTCGCGGCTATGGTTTGTTTCCTGACCGAGGGGATTACTGCTGCCATGAACCGGTTTAATGCCGTTGTTATAAATGATCAGGCACGGGGATGA
- the fabF gene encoding beta-ketoacyl-ACP synthase II → MAKLRRVVITGMGVITPLGLTVADFWEKLCQGQSGVRRVSRFDVSEYPAKVMGEVVDFDPENYFERREARRMALFTQYGCAALKQAMEDAGIDMACEDASRVGVEIGSAIGGIIPIVEQATVFREKGWRHVNPAFLPSILTSTAACHAAVLFGFKGPTMSPVAACATGNAAIGDAMRRIQHGDADVMLAGGTEAVELPLAFAIFGRLGALSSGHEDNPPKAIRPFDKNRDGTVMSDGAAVVVLEEWEHAMRRDAPILAEIVGYALTEDAYHLVAPDPTGDGAARAMRAAIADAGMSPDEIDLIIPHGTGTPLNDVSETLAIKAVFGEQAYRIPVSANKSMLGHMLGAAGAISTVAAVLSMRDNIIPPTINLETPDPECDLDYVPKVARKTRVDAVLINGFGFGGQNATLVMRRVDGV, encoded by the coding sequence ATGGCGAAACTTAGACGAGTGGTCATCACCGGCATGGGGGTTATTACTCCTCTTGGCCTAACAGTGGCAGACTTCTGGGAAAAACTTTGCCAAGGACAATCCGGCGTACGGAGAGTTAGCAGGTTCGATGTCAGCGAGTATCCAGCCAAGGTCATGGGCGAGGTTGTAGATTTCGACCCTGAGAACTACTTCGAACGGCGCGAGGCGCGCCGCATGGCATTGTTTACCCAATATGGGTGTGCAGCCCTCAAACAAGCCATGGAAGATGCCGGAATTGACATGGCTTGCGAGGATGCCAGCAGAGTGGGGGTTGAGATAGGCAGTGCCATAGGTGGGATTATCCCCATCGTGGAGCAGGCTACAGTTTTTCGGGAGAAGGGTTGGCGCCACGTGAATCCCGCTTTCTTGCCGAGCATCCTGACCAGCACAGCTGCGTGTCACGCCGCGGTCCTGTTTGGCTTTAAGGGTCCGACTATGAGCCCCGTGGCGGCCTGTGCCACCGGCAATGCTGCCATCGGCGACGCCATGCGACGTATTCAGCATGGCGATGCGGACGTAATGCTAGCGGGAGGCACTGAGGCGGTTGAGTTGCCACTTGCCTTCGCCATTTTCGGACGGCTGGGGGCGCTCTCCAGCGGCCACGAAGACAATCCTCCCAAGGCCATCCGTCCCTTCGACAAAAACCGTGACGGCACAGTTATGAGTGATGGTGCCGCAGTCGTCGTTTTAGAGGAATGGGAACACGCCATGCGTAGAGATGCACCGATTCTGGCTGAAATAGTAGGCTATGCGCTGACGGAGGATGCCTACCATCTTGTGGCGCCGGACCCTACTGGCGATGGAGCAGCGCGTGCTATGAGGGCGGCCATTGCTGACGCTGGGATGTCACCGGACGAGATAGATCTCATTATACCCCATGGGACCGGCACACCCTTGAATGATGTGTCTGAGACGCTGGCCATCAAGGCCGTCTTCGGCGAGCAGGCTTACCGGATACCCGTCAGCGCCAACAAGTCCATGCTTGGCCACATGCTGGGAGCGGCAGGAGCCATCTCTACAGTGGCAGCGGTACTATCCATGCGGGATAACATCATCCCACCCACCATCAACCTCGAAACGCCGGACCCAGAATGCGACTTAGACTATGTACCCAAAGTTGCCCGCAAGACGCGAGTGGATGCAGTTCTGATCAATGGCTTCGGCTTTGGCGGACAAAACGCCACATTGGTGATGCGCCGTGTGGACGGCGTATAA
- a CDS encoding sigma-70 family RNA polymerase sigma factor: protein MDVEERTLVERAKQDPSAFGILYELHVDKIYNYIYQRTGNQRDAEDLTARTFYRALANIRYYVPRGVPFSAWLYRIAHNLVANWHRDRSRRKVVCLDDLVTADGEGDGLEGVLQNQEQEAALRRAIRRLSPERQQLLILKFSEGLSNAEIGAIMGRSEGAIKSLYHRTLVALREELQNEQP from the coding sequence ATGGATGTCGAAGAACGCACACTCGTGGAGAGAGCCAAGCAAGATCCATCTGCCTTTGGTATACTTTACGAGTTACACGTAGACAAGATTTACAACTACATTTATCAAAGGACGGGAAACCAACGTGATGCGGAGGATCTGACCGCTCGTACCTTCTATCGTGCTCTAGCCAACATTCGGTACTACGTTCCACGGGGTGTACCGTTTTCCGCCTGGCTCTACCGGATTGCCCACAACCTAGTTGCAAACTGGCATCGCGACCGTAGCCGGCGCAAGGTTGTTTGTCTGGACGACCTAGTTACTGCCGATGGGGAGGGCGACGGGCTTGAAGGGGTCCTCCAGAATCAGGAGCAGGAAGCAGCACTACGCCGTGCCATTCGACGTCTGAGCCCCGAGCGCCAGCAGTTGCTGATCTTGAAATTCAGCGAAGGACTGTCGAATGCTGAGATCGGGGCCATCATGGGGCGTAGCGAGGGGGCTATCAAGTCACTTTATCATCGTACCCTTGTGGCTCTGCGTGAGGAACTACAAAACGAACAGCCGTAA
- a CDS encoding ketoacyl-ACP synthase III produces MTFYARLVGWGKYLPKKVVTNDDLAKIVDTSDEWIVSHTGIRERRVVADDETTVDMAFHASQEALKVAGLAAKDLDLIILATSSPDYQVPSGASVLQGRFGAKRAAAFDLRAGCSGFIYGLATASQFIATGTYRNALVVGAEIISKFMDWTDRRTCVLFGDGAGAVVLQASREPCGVLSFDLGSDGENYDALYIPAGGSAHPFDQEALDKKLHRIRMDGKRILRFAAKIIGPTAKAAVAGSSLHPDEIDLLIPQQSSARFIEYASRRLHFPLEKIFVNVDHYANTSAASVPIALCEAFEQGRIREGDNVLLISFGAGLTWASAVVSTGVSREMPIAVDWPLARFFENVREVVEVVSSTAASALSALLLPFFTRNDRR; encoded by the coding sequence TTGACATTCTATGCTCGTTTAGTGGGCTGGGGCAAATACCTGCCCAAAAAGGTTGTGACTAACGACGACTTGGCAAAGATTGTGGATACTAGTGACGAGTGGATCGTGTCTCATACGGGAATCCGTGAGCGCCGTGTGGTGGCCGACGATGAAACTACTGTGGATATGGCCTTTCATGCAAGTCAGGAGGCGCTCAAGGTTGCAGGATTGGCTGCAAAGGACTTGGATTTGATCATCCTGGCCACGTCTTCCCCAGATTATCAGGTACCAAGCGGAGCCAGCGTCCTACAGGGGCGGTTCGGAGCCAAGCGCGCTGCTGCCTTCGACCTCCGTGCTGGGTGCAGTGGCTTCATCTACGGGCTGGCGACCGCTAGCCAGTTTATTGCTACTGGTACCTATCGTAATGCTCTGGTGGTGGGCGCGGAGATCATCTCCAAGTTTATGGATTGGACCGATCGGCGGACGTGTGTGCTATTCGGCGATGGCGCGGGTGCAGTAGTACTGCAGGCCAGTCGCGAGCCATGTGGGGTGTTGTCCTTTGATCTGGGCTCCGATGGCGAAAATTATGATGCGCTTTATATTCCCGCTGGCGGCAGCGCCCATCCGTTTGATCAAGAGGCGCTCGATAAAAAACTGCACCGCATTCGCATGGATGGGAAACGCATCCTCCGCTTCGCCGCGAAGATCATTGGTCCAACGGCAAAAGCAGCGGTTGCGGGCAGCAGTCTCCATCCCGATGAGATTGATCTGCTCATACCTCAGCAATCCAGCGCTCGTTTTATAGAATATGCCAGCCGGCGACTCCATTTCCCCTTGGAAAAGATTTTTGTGAATGTCGACCACTATGCGAATACATCGGCAGCTTCGGTGCCCATTGCTTTATGCGAGGCCTTCGAGCAGGGGCGCATTCGAGAGGGCGACAATGTCCTGCTTATCAGTTTCGGTGCAGGGCTTACGTGGGCTTCGGCAGTAGTATCGACGGGTGTGTCGAGAGAGATGCCTATCGCTGTGGATTGGCCACTGGCCCGTTTTTTCGAGAATGTGCGCGAGGTCGTCGAGGTGGTGAGTAGCACAGCTGCATCTGCTCTTTCGGCCTTACTTCTGCCCTTCTTCACCCGCAACGACCGAAGATAG
- a CDS encoding PIG-L family deacetylase translates to MVIVAHPDDAEFTVAGSVARWVAEGHDVIYVICTDGSRGSNNPQMSPEQMALVRQQEQREAARILGLKDVVFLGYADGTLQATLELRRDITREIRRYKPDLVVCGDPRVRIYNSTYLNHPDHRAAADAALDAVFPSAETRFVFPELLDEGLEPHKVKEVYLSGTLEPDTWIDITDFIDQKIAALKAHKSQVGEGAWVEEMIRGWNSATAQGHGMAYAEAFKRIELE, encoded by the coding sequence ATGGTCATCGTTGCTCACCCAGATGATGCTGAGTTTACAGTAGCGGGTTCCGTGGCCCGGTGGGTGGCTGAAGGGCACGACGTCATTTACGTGATTTGCACAGATGGCAGCCGAGGCAGCAACAACCCACAAATGAGCCCGGAACAGATGGCGCTGGTCCGTCAGCAAGAACAGCGCGAAGCAGCACGCATACTGGGCCTCAAGGATGTGGTTTTCCTGGGCTATGCTGATGGCACATTACAGGCCACCCTGGAACTACGCCGTGACATCACGCGCGAGATCCGCCGCTACAAGCCAGATTTGGTGGTGTGCGGTGACCCCCGCGTGCGTATATACAATAGCACATACCTGAACCATCCTGACCACCGCGCTGCCGCTGATGCGGCCTTGGACGCGGTGTTCCCGTCAGCGGAAACACGCTTCGTTTTCCCCGAATTGCTGGACGAAGGATTGGAGCCGCACAAGGTGAAAGAGGTGTATTTGTCCGGTACCCTGGAACCGGATACTTGGATAGACATCACCGATTTCATAGATCAGAAAATCGCTGCTCTGAAAGCACATAAAAGTCAGGTCGGAGAAGGCGCCTGGGTGGAGGAAATGATACGTGGCTGGAATAGTGCAACGGCTCAGGGGCATGGCATGGCCTACGCCGAGGCTTTCAAGCGAATCGAATTGGAGTAG
- the lon gene encoding endopeptidase La, whose protein sequence is MIEFDGVKFPTLPLTDSEEPFEAPVVPVRDTVLFPHMVVPLFVGRDRSIRAVEAAMANDQRIVVFAQRDPEVQDPSESDLYTVGTEAVIGRMWRMPDGTTSVFVQGRQRVRLEGFVQSAPYITAHVTPVKETIEQTLATEALMRAVLALFEKCVRLSRSLPDDAYVLAMNIEDPSWLADLVAHTLTLSVERRQELLETFNANTRLQKVSILLGKELDVLELENRIHSQVQQEVDKSQREFFLREQMRVIQSELGESDPMMQEINELRERIAQKAWPAEVRSKAEAELARLAAMPPMAPEIAVIRTYLDWLLELPWTEASEDNLDINHAAKVLDENHYGLPKAKERILEYIAVRKMAANKMRSPILCFVGPPGTGKTSLGKSIAQALGRKFVRVSLGGIRDEAEIRGHRRTYVGALPGRIIQTMRRAGTINPLFMLDEIDKVGIDFRGDPSAALLEVLDPEQNFAFSDHYLEVPYDLSKVIFITTANILDPVPPALQDRMEVIEFPGYIEEEKIEIAKQFLIPRQIEEHGLSSLHFPEETIKQIIREYTHEAGVRNLEREIANICRKVTRRIAEGKRAPTHVTGRSLIKYLGPPRFTFGMAEEDDEIGVATTLAWTEAGGDTMPVEVSVMPGKGQLLLTGQLGEVMQESAQAALSYARSHAKALGIENVDFDKVDIHIHVPEGAIPKDGPSAGITMATALVSALTRRPVHREVGMTGEITLRGRVLPIGGLREKALAAYRAGLKKLLIPRKNEKDLVDIPQKVKRELDFVLVEHMAEVLPVALVSETATSRKKVTSSQA, encoded by the coding sequence ATGATAGAATTTGATGGTGTGAAATTTCCGACCCTACCGTTGACGGACAGCGAGGAACCGTTTGAGGCACCAGTGGTTCCTGTGCGTGATACAGTGTTGTTCCCCCACATGGTGGTCCCACTTTTTGTAGGACGCGATCGTTCCATCCGCGCTGTCGAAGCGGCTATGGCGAACGACCAGCGCATCGTCGTCTTCGCTCAGCGGGATCCCGAAGTCCAGGACCCCAGCGAAAGCGACTTGTACACCGTGGGAACAGAGGCTGTCATCGGGCGGATGTGGCGCATGCCCGATGGGACCACGAGCGTCTTTGTGCAAGGCCGACAGCGGGTGCGGTTAGAGGGCTTTGTGCAGAGTGCACCCTATATCACTGCCCATGTAACCCCCGTGAAGGAGACGATCGAACAGACCCTGGCCACAGAGGCATTGATGCGAGCAGTGCTGGCTTTGTTTGAGAAATGTGTGCGCCTGAGTCGCAGTCTGCCTGACGATGCCTATGTTTTAGCGATGAATATCGAGGACCCAAGTTGGCTGGCCGATCTGGTAGCCCATACCCTCACTCTAAGTGTGGAAAGGCGGCAGGAGCTACTGGAAACGTTCAATGCCAACACACGCCTGCAGAAAGTGAGCATTCTGCTGGGCAAGGAACTTGACGTTTTGGAATTGGAGAACCGTATCCATTCCCAAGTACAACAGGAGGTGGACAAGAGCCAGCGCGAATTCTTCCTGCGCGAACAGATGCGGGTGATACAAAGCGAACTTGGCGAGAGCGACCCTATGATGCAGGAAATAAACGAATTGCGAGAGCGAATCGCGCAGAAAGCGTGGCCAGCGGAGGTGCGCAGTAAAGCAGAGGCAGAATTGGCCCGTCTGGCTGCCATGCCCCCTATGGCCCCGGAAATCGCAGTGATTCGAACTTATCTGGACTGGCTCTTGGAATTGCCCTGGACTGAAGCCAGCGAAGACAATTTGGATATCAATCACGCCGCCAAGGTGTTAGATGAAAATCATTACGGTTTGCCGAAAGCGAAGGAACGCATCTTAGAGTATATCGCTGTCCGAAAAATGGCAGCGAATAAAATGCGCAGCCCCATCCTTTGCTTTGTGGGACCTCCTGGCACGGGTAAAACATCGCTGGGCAAATCTATTGCTCAGGCGCTAGGACGCAAGTTTGTGCGTGTCAGTCTAGGTGGCATTCGCGACGAGGCGGAGATACGCGGACACCGCCGCACCTACGTGGGGGCACTGCCGGGGCGCATTATCCAGACCATGCGCCGGGCCGGAACAATCAATCCGCTATTCATGCTCGATGAAATCGATAAGGTGGGGATCGACTTTCGTGGAGACCCCTCAGCGGCGCTGCTTGAGGTGCTTGATCCAGAGCAGAACTTCGCCTTCTCCGACCATTATTTGGAAGTACCATACGATCTTTCCAAAGTTATCTTCATCACTACAGCCAACATCCTCGATCCCGTCCCACCCGCTCTGCAGGATAGGATGGAAGTGATCGAGTTCCCCGGTTATATTGAAGAGGAAAAAATAGAGATTGCGAAGCAATTTCTGATCCCGCGTCAGATCGAAGAACACGGGCTCTCCTCACTTCATTTCCCCGAGGAGACGATCAAGCAAATCATACGCGAGTACACACACGAGGCTGGAGTGCGCAACCTCGAGCGAGAGATCGCTAACATCTGCCGTAAAGTAACGCGACGGATAGCAGAGGGCAAACGCGCCCCCACCCACGTCACAGGTCGTTCCCTAATTAAGTACCTAGGGCCGCCACGTTTCACCTTTGGCATGGCGGAAGAGGACGACGAAATTGGCGTAGCCACCACTTTGGCGTGGACGGAGGCTGGCGGCGATACCATGCCTGTGGAGGTCAGTGTCATGCCAGGCAAAGGGCAACTCCTGCTGACAGGGCAGTTGGGCGAGGTGATGCAGGAATCGGCTCAAGCGGCATTGAGTTATGCCCGCTCACATGCTAAAGCGTTAGGTATTGAAAATGTGGATTTCGACAAAGTGGACATCCACATCCACGTACCAGAGGGGGCAATACCGAAGGATGGCCCATCGGCAGGCATCACCATGGCCACTGCGCTGGTTTCAGCCCTGACGCGCCGACCTGTGCACCGCGAAGTGGGCATGACTGGTGAAATCACGCTGCGCGGACGCGTGCTGCCCATCGGCGGTTTACGAGAAAAGGCTCTGGCGGCTTACCGCGCCGGGCTGAAAAAGTTGCTTATCCCACGCAAGAACGAGAAAGACCTGGTGGATATCCCCCAGAAAGTCAAACGGGAACTGGACTTCGTTCTGGTAGAGCATATGGCTGAGGTGTTACCGGTGGCTCTTGTGTCTGAAACTGCAACATCACGCAAGAAGGTGACGTCGAGCCAAGCATAG
- a CDS encoding gamma carbonic anhydrase family protein — protein sequence MAIYEFEGRVPEIGENAYVHPSAQIIGLVRIGAGCWIGPGASLRGDYGEIVIGSHTSVEDNCVIHARPGERTSIGSYVTIGHGSVIHNATIHDWAIIGMGAVVSDWSVVGEWSVVGEGAVVTQRSQVPTGQIAVGIPAKVIGVVNDEYKAIWTSFKDLYVDLARRYPQGLKLLR from the coding sequence ATGGCAATCTACGAGTTCGAGGGTCGTGTTCCGGAAATTGGAGAGAACGCGTATGTGCACCCATCTGCCCAAATCATCGGTTTGGTGAGAATCGGGGCTGGTTGCTGGATCGGTCCAGGTGCTAGCCTGCGCGGTGACTACGGGGAAATTGTGATTGGCTCTCACACGAGCGTGGAGGATAACTGCGTTATTCACGCCCGCCCTGGAGAACGCACAAGCATTGGCTCCTATGTTACCATAGGTCATGGCTCGGTGATTCACAATGCCACAATACACGACTGGGCGATCATTGGCATGGGCGCGGTGGTAAGCGATTGGTCGGTTGTGGGCGAGTGGAGTGTGGTAGGCGAAGGGGCTGTGGTTACCCAACGGAGTCAGGTACCTACGGGACAAATTGCCGTTGGGATCCCTGCCAAAGTGATTGGGGTGGTCAATGATGAGTACAAGGCGATTTGGACGTCTTTCAAGGACCTTTACGTAGATTTGGCCAGACGCTATCCTCAGGGGTTGAAGTTATTGCGGTGA